TAGCGGAGGCGGTGCGCCGCCGAGCGGACAGGGTTCGTCTTCGGAATATAGCCCGTAGTCAATTTCAATCCCTTGCCACCGCTTTGATACTCGCCTGGGCTCTTTCGATGACCATCAGCATGGTCATCTGATCCGCTGCTCCGACCGCGGTCAGCAGTTCGCTGAGCCAGGCGTGCTTTCTCAGGGTCTCGTGTTGAGCGATGAAGTGGTTCGTCCCTGCGAATGTCCAGCCGCCTTTGAACTGCGCGGGCTGGGCCGCCAGCGCCGTGTGCAAGTCGGCTAGTTTTTCCGCGATCGCATCGGTCTTCTCTTGGGCCAGGAGCGCCGCGATCTGCACGGCCCGCAGCGCGATCTTCGTCTGCGCTTCAAGCCGATCCTCGGCCAAGAGGGCGGCGATGCGGGACTCGGACTCGGCGAACCCGGCCATTCGTGAAATAGCTCTCGGCCGCGAGGTCGTCCGGATGGCGGCTCAGCCATCGCTCGGACACAGCAAACGCGTCGCGAAACGCATGGGGCTTCTCATGATAGATCCCGTGCGCCGCGAAGTTAGGCACCCGCATCGTGCGGGAACGCGCGCAGGACCTCCGCGTAGACGGCCGCCGCCTTGCCCCATTCTTCGAGCGCCTGCGCCGCCAGCCGCTGGCCGGCCTCACCCCTAGTGCGCATCCCTTGCGCGTGGAGCGCGTTGCCGAGGTTGTTCTGGCTCATGGCCCAGTCGAGCGGCACGCGCTCGCGGGTGCGCTCCTTGAGCGCCTCCCGGTAGGCGGCGACCGCCTCTTCGAGCCGCGCCGTCCCCGCCTCCCGCCCCCCGAGCCTCCAAAGCGCGTTGTCGAGCTTGTTCTGGGTCGCGGCCCAGTCGAGCGGCACGCGCTCGCGTGTGCGCGCTTCGAGAAGCTGGCGATACAGCGCGATGGCCTGACTGAGCGCGGCGTTGTCGCCTTGCTCATCCCCCTGCGTATAGAGGGCGTTGGCATGCCGGTCAAGGTAGGCGGCGCGGGTCTCTCCCTCGGCCGCCGGCACGAGATTGGCGGCGGCCCGGAAGTGATCGGCTGCATTTCGGTAACGCAGGCGCGTCATGGCGATCCCACCTTTCTCCGCACGCACGGCCGCGGCGCTCAGCCTGCGCCGGAGCACCGCTTCCTGGGCCTCGTTCGTCACCGCCTCGGCCCGCTCGATCGCAGCGAGCTCCGCCTCCTCGGCGCGGGTGAGCAACGCATTCGCCCGGTCGTAATCGCCTCGATCGACCGCCCCCCGCGCCTGCCCCACGAGCGCCCCGATCTCCGGGTCTTCCACCGCGAGCGCGGCCATGCGCTGGAGGGTCTCCTTGTGGCGTCGGGCGATCTCTTCGAGCTTGGCCGGCAACCGTTCGAGGGGGACATCCGTCTCCTCCAAGATCCGGAAGAAGCCGATCAGCGCCCCTTCGGTCGTTAGGAGCTTCTGGCTCAGCTCTCGGACCTTGGCTTGCGCAGTGCTGTCCTCCCGCGCGATCGCCAGCATCGTTTCCTTGACCTGCTCATGTGTCAGTCCGAATATGATGGTGCTGTCCCGGATATCGCCGCCGGCCGCGACGCCACCGGACGCCTTGACCTCTTCCACGGCCATCGCGGTCCCACAATAGGCCGCGAGGAAGACGGCGAGCGACAGCGGCCGCAGCGGGCACGTCACGGTCATGGCTCTGCCGCGGGCGTGTCGCCCTCAATGCGATGGTGCTGCCCGAGATGGAGCCCCCGGCTGCCGCACCGCCGACCGCTCCGACATCCGCGTCCGGGGATGGCTCTGCCTCAAACGGAGGGGTCGCAGGGGGGGTCTTAATCCGAATGTACGCATTCTGGATATCACCGCCGGCGGCAACACCACGGCGGGCCTCGACCTGCGTTGCCCGATCCGCGCTCCAGCCCCATACGGCCAAGCCGCCGATGCCCAGGGTCCAGACGAGGAGAGTGATGAGGCGCAGCAGGCGATAGCTGTCCGCCGGGTCGAGCTGCCCGAAGATCGCCTTGCCGAGGACCTCCCGGTACAGGAGGAGGACGATGCCGAGTGCGATCCCGGCGATTCCCGCGATCTGACCCAGGGTCTTCAACAGCTCCCGTTCCATGATGGCCGTCCTCCCGCGTCCGACAGCCGCTCGCTGTCGGTCGTAGGATAGACTCCGTCGCAGGGTATTGCCACAACGCAGGGGAGGTGGCGGTGACCTACAAGCAGGCGCAGGGTGCGCCATGCGCACGCGGAACCGGGGGGTTATCCTGGCTTGATGTTTCGTCACGCCCCTGTTCCCTGTGCAAACGAATGGGAATGCCTATACGGGCACGTAAAGCGGAAACAGTTCTGCTCAGATCTGGTGAAGAAATCTGCTCCGCGTCCCTAGTAGTCAATCGTTCTAAAACAGAGCGATAGCACAGAAGGTATATGCGCCTATGAGATTCGAGGAGAAGGCTATGCACGATGAACGAGAAACCGCTTTGGGCATGAGTCGCCGCGAGATACTGGCTCTACTCGCGGCAGCCGGAGGCGCAATGCTTGCGGGACGCTCAAGTGCGCAGGCTGGCTCCGCCAGCTCAACGGACGGCGAACTGCCATCCTGTATCGTGACCCCGGAGCAGACAGAAGGACCGTATTTTGTCGATGAGCGTCTCAACCGCTCCGACATCCGGATCGACCCCGCGGACGGAGCGGTGAAAGCTGGTATACCGTTGATACTTCGGTTTCGCATCTCTTCGATCAACAATGCTGGTTGCACTCCTCTCGCGGGGGCTATCGTGGATATTTGGCACTGTGACGCGGTGGGAGTTTATTCGGACGTTACCGACCCGAGTTTCAATACGGTAGGGAAGAGGTTCCTGCGCGGTTATCAAGTCACGGATGTGAATGGCGGTGTGCGGTTCACAACCATCTATCCGGGGTGGTATCGCGGCAGAACGGTCCACATCCACTTTAAGGTGCGTGTCAAGGTCAACTCGGGACACATGTATGAGTTTACGTCTCAGCTTTACTTCGATGACGCGATCACCGATCGAGTGCATGCGCACAAACCCTACGCCAGCAAGGGACAACGGACTGTGAAGAATGACGGAGACGGTATCTTCCCGGACGGTGGAAGCCAATTGATGCTCTCGCCAGTGGAGCACGGTCAAGGCTATGCAGCGACGTTCGCCGTCGGACTTCAGGTGACTTGAGGATTCGTTGGGTTAGAAATGGGGCGCGCACGACCTAGGTCGAAGCCTGGCCGTTTCGGCGTTTTTCCTTCTGGATTTCGCCCCGGCCGCTCGCCGCTCAGGCGGTCCGATCTCGGAGTCCTCCAACAGTTCGACATCCATCCACTCGACCTTGGCGTCGCGCCACACGGCTACGGGATTGCCCGCCTGCTTATGGAGCACGAGCGCCTTGCGGACCGCAGCGCGCAGCGCCGCTTCGATCTTGCCTTTGTCCGCCAGGATTTGCCCTAAGTCCGTTCGGGGTCGGTCATGAGAACTGTTCCATCAAAGTTGTCCAGACCGCGGTTACGCCTGATCCGGCGGCGCGGCCGGCGGTGATGAGTACGGGTAGCGTGCGCCGCTGGTACCGCTCAACTCAAGCGCCGTTGGATCTCCAACCGGGGTTGCTGGTGCGCCAAAGGTACCCTTCCCTATCGTCGAGATCCACGAACCTGTGTCTAACATGCGCCGTGTGACCCTCATCGGCGCGGGGCTTGCGGGCTCGCTCCTCGCCATCTATCTGGCGCGGCGCGGCCATCGCGTCACGATGTACGAACGGCGCCCCGATCTGCGCTCGGTCGAAGTCCCGGCCGGCCGCTCCATCAACCTCGCGCTCGCCAACCGCGGCATCGCGGCGCTAGCCGAGCTGGGTCTCATGGACGATGTCGTCAAGCTCCTCATCCCCATGCGCGGGCGCATGCTGCACGACGAGCACGGGCGCCTGGAGCTTCAACCGTACGGGCAGCGGCCGCACGAGGTGATCCATTCGGTGTCGCGCCCCATGCTCACGGCCCTGCTCCTTGACGCGGCCGAGGCGACAGGAAGGGTCCGGATCCGTTTCGGCAGGCGCTGCGACGCGGTCGATCTCGCCGGAGAAACGCTCACCCTGTGCGATGAATCAGGCAGCCGGGAGGACATCGCCTTCGAGGTCGTGATCGGCTGCGACGGGGTCAATTCCTCGGTCCGTGAGGCCATCCTCGAGGCCACATCCGGCGCATGCAGCGAGGAGCCGCTCGCCCACGGCTACAAGGAGCTGAGCATTCCCCCGGCCGCGGGCGGCGAGTTCCGCATGGAGCCGCATGCGCTCCACATCTGGCCGCGCCGGGAATACATGCTCATCGCCCTGCCGAATCTCGACGGGGGATTTACGGTGACGCTCTTTCTTCCGCACGAGGGCCAGGACAGCTTCGCCGCCTTGACGGAGGAGGCGCGGGTTGCCGCCTTTTTTGAAGCGCGTTTCCCCGATGTCTCCGCCCTCATGCCCCAAGTCGCTGCCGAGTTCTTCCGGCACCCGACCGGCAGGCTCGGCACCCTCCGCACCCGGCCCTGGCAGGTCCGTGATCGGGCCCTCATCCTCGGCGATGCCGCGCATGCCATCGTGCCCTTCCATGGCCAGGGGATGAACTGCGCCTTCGAAGACTGTAGTGCCCTGGACGCCTGCCTGGAGAGATGCCCGGACGATTGGGCGCAAGCATTCGCCGAATTCGAGACCCTGCGCAAGCCCAACGCCGAAGCCATCGCCGACCTCTCGATCGAGAACTACCTCGAGATGCGCAGCACGGTGCGCGATCCGAAATACCAGTTGAAGAAGGCCCTGGGGTTCCGGCTCGAAGACCGCCATCCCGAACGCTTCATCCCGCGCTATTCGATGGTCATGTTCCACCGCATCCCCTACGCCGAGGCAAAGCGCCGAGGTGTCATCCAGGACCAGATCCTGGAGGCGCTCACGGCGGGGGTCCACGAACTCGCCGACGTGGATTACGCTTACGCAGACCGGCTCATCGCCGAGCGGCTGGACGAGATAAGCGAGTGCTGAACGACCGCCGTCCGCGGAGCGCGGAAGGCCCCCGGGCGCCAGGCTGTGAGTGGAAACATCGGCACCGGTCGTGGCCGCCCGCCATCCCTCGCGCTGCCAATTCCCTGGATGCTACGATAACGCCTGCATGGCCATCCGAGCCCGCATTTCTCACCACCACCCTGCTGCGGCCGCCGATCCGCTCGCGATGGGCAGTGGTGAGAAATGCGGGCTAGCCTTCCCCTCTGTCTTACGGAACCTGCCGATGCCCGGGGGGCGGACCGCATCATGGGTCTGAAGGAAGGGCTCCGGCGCACGCGCGCGCGCTTCGGCGCCGGCCTCGCGCGCCTCTTCGGTACGATCGGCGGGGAGGGCGCGGTCGAGGAGATAGAGGGCCTCTTGCTCGAAGCCGATGCCGGGGTCGAGGCGACCCAACGCATCGTCGCGAACCTGCGGGATCGGCTGAAACGACGGGAGTTGAACGATCCGCAGCGCCTCTACGACGCCCTCCGGGCCGAGTTGATCTCGATCCTCGAACCGGTCTCGACGCCGCTGGTGATTCCCCGGGGCCACGATACGCCGTTCGTGATCCTGGTCGTCGGTGTCAACGGGACCGGTAAGACCACCACCATCGGCAAACTCTGCGCCCACCTGGGCGCCCAGGGCCGGTCGGTGGCCGTCGCGGCCGGCGATACCTTTCGGGCCGCCGCCCTGGCGCAATTGGCGGCCTGGGGCGAGCGCGCCGGGGTGCCGGTCATGGCCGGCGGCGAAGGGGGCGATCCGGCGGCGG
This region of Pseudomonadota bacterium genomic DNA includes:
- a CDS encoding intradiol ring-cleavage dioxygenase; translation: MHDERETALGMSRREILALLAAAGGAMLAGRSSAQAGSASSTDGELPSCIVTPEQTEGPYFVDERLNRSDIRIDPADGAVKAGIPLILRFRISSINNAGCTPLAGAIVDIWHCDAVGVYSDVTDPSFNTVGKRFLRGYQVTDVNGGVRFTTIYPGWYRGRTVHIHFKVRVKVNSGHMYEFTSQLYFDDAITDRVHAHKPYASKGQRTVKNDGDGIFPDGGSQLMLSPVEHGQGYAATFAVGLQVT
- the ftsY gene encoding signal recognition particle-docking protein FtsY — encoded protein: MGLKEGLRRTRARFGAGLARLFGTIGGEGAVEEIEGLLLEADAGVEATQRIVANLRDRLKRRELNDPQRLYDALRAELISILEPVSTPLVIPRGHDTPFVILVVGVNGTGKTTTIGKLCAHLGAQGRSVAVAAGDTFRAAALAQLAAWGERAGVPVMAGGEGGDPAAVAFEALEKARARGTEVLIVDTAGRLHTQAHLMDQLRKVCRVIRKLDPSAPHEAMLVLDATTGQNALSQATEFHQIVALTGITLTKMDGTAKGGMVFALAERLGTPIRFIGVGEGLEDLQGFDAAGFVDALLAEP
- a CDS encoding FAD-dependent monooxygenase, which codes for MRRVTLIGAGLAGSLLAIYLARRGHRVTMYERRPDLRSVEVPAGRSINLALANRGIAALAELGLMDDVVKLLIPMRGRMLHDEHGRLELQPYGQRPHEVIHSVSRPMLTALLLDAAEATGRVRIRFGRRCDAVDLAGETLTLCDESGSREDIAFEVVIGCDGVNSSVREAILEATSGACSEEPLAHGYKELSIPPAAGGEFRMEPHALHIWPRREYMLIALPNLDGGFTVTLFLPHEGQDSFAALTEEARVAAFFEARFPDVSALMPQVAAEFFRHPTGRLGTLRTRPWQVRDRALILGDAAHAIVPFHGQGMNCAFEDCSALDACLERCPDDWAQAFAEFETLRKPNAEAIADLSIENYLEMRSTVRDPKYQLKKALGFRLEDRHPERFIPRYSMVMFHRIPYAEAKRRGVIQDQILEALTAGVHELADVDYAYADRLIAERLDEISEC